In Bombyx mori chromosome 11, ASM3026992v2, one genomic interval encodes:
- the LOC101736082 gene encoding trichohyalin isoform X3, whose amino-acid sequence MTAKTCCLLWVIVLASILATVVTEPSRNLLHKVKVERLDNNHKAHTEAHTGDASTIESRKSKIDAEYKSEHSQSRHSEEHTENHSTNESSAGADIKIQSGSSEESKEESAESHEDVSTTTEAKSGLLGFNFKTNIFDGLFSGFSPDKKREKEKKRKESLGKEEFISEKLRNIIGVKGHKESSELLYDLTGLRNEAAAIKYIENLTGLKDRDQIHEFIRRCRGSRSWKFVIDFLDLLEDTSNVRVIVDILKQLTNEDNVFNAFEILKTLTGHADFDGIFETLQKISGEKNAHEICDYFKHVAHTTGLDGVKVEVKKLSGGIGSPELPRVLYVLKQEVDMKGALNALISATRTGDVGEAIFKFVKIMQTKTFSEAILRLKFVTKQTLFKYAIEELLESINRSSLTVVISELYKICDCTNLLEAKEILGKIFDADSLVTVAQNINKMSKTQDPLFFLNSLLDVTQTKNIREAATVINKLTIRQMSTLEILNQIRIKSGHENIIDFFRKLLAFTATKSVEAAWDVLSSVTFITDIFFFFDTVFKYTNVDVVIFLETILRITSTTNVTVAAALLTKISNKRSFFEVIEAIHEITQMDVVKFFELIITVSKRFFFEEVVILLEEYTDTYNFVDALKDLKRATGQPDIRKAIDHIKHNRPRIEKTTTTTTTTTTTTTTTTTQKPETTTAVPTTTSTEAITETQTESIQLTTPNGSEVGITEQPGEQPTTLSTSEQEATEQTRESETKLQPEQQEITKQPLESDTTLQPEQQKTTEQPRESETTVQPEQQGTTEQSSECETTMQQETTERPIESDTTLQPEQQVTTERSRESETTLQPEQQVTTERSRESETTLQPEQQDRTDQPRESDTTLQPEPQETTEQPRESDTTLQPKQQVTTDQPREYETTLQPEQQETTEQSREYETTVQPEQQERTEQPRESVTTLQPDQQETTKQSREYETTVQPEQQERTEQPREYESTLQPEQQETTKQLRENETTLQPEQQVTTERSRESETTLQPEQQDRTDQPRESDTTLQSELQETTEQPRESDTTLRPKQQETTDQPREYETMLQPEQQETTEQSREYETTLQPEQQETTKQLRENETTLQPEQQETTEQPRESDTTLQPKQQETTNQPREYETTLQPEQQVTTDQPREYESTLQPEQQETTKQLRENETTLQPEQQVTTDQPREYETTLQSEQQETTEKSSEYETIVQSEQQETTEKSRENETTVQPEQQVTTERSRESETTLQPEQQDRTDQPRESDTTLQSELQETTEQPRESDTTLQPKQQETTDQPREYETTLQSEQQETTGKSREYETTLQPEQQVTTERSREFETTLQPEQHDRTDQPRESDTTLQSELQETTQQPRESDTTLQPKQQETTDQPREYETTMQPEQQVTTDRPRQYETTLQPEQQETTKQLRENETTVQPEQQETTEQSREYETTVQSELQETTQQPRESDTTLQPEQQVTTDRPRQYETTLQPEQQETTKQLRENETTLQPEQQETTEQPRESDTTLQPKQQETTNQPREYETTLQPEQQVTTDQPREYETTVQPEQQVTTDRPRQYETTLQPEQQETTKQLRENETTLQPEQQETTEQPRESDTTLQPKQQETTNQPREYETTLQPEQQVTTDQPREYETTVQPEQQERTEQPRESLTTLQPEQQETTKQLRENETTLQPEQQVTTDQPREYETTLQSKQQETTDQPREYETTLQPEQQETTEKSREYETTVQPEQQKRTEQPRESLTTLQPEQQETTKQLRENETTLQPEQQVTTDQPREYETTLQSEQQETTEKSREYETTVQPEQQERTEQSRESLTTLQPEQQETTKQLRENETTLQPEQQVTTDQPREYETTLQSEQQETTEKSREYETTVQPEQQERTEQSRESLTTLQPEQQETTKQLRENETTLQPEQQVTTDQPREYETTLQSEQQETTEKSSEYETTVQSEQQETTEKSRENETTVQPEQQVTTERSRESETTLQPEQHDRTDQPRESDTTLQSELQETTQQPRESDTTLQPKQQETTYQPREYETTLQPEQQVTTDRPRQYETTLQPEQQETTEQSREYETTLQPEQQDRTDQPRESDTTLQPKQQETTDQPREYETTLQPEQQETTDQPREYETTLQPEQQVTTDRPRQYETTLQPEQQETTKQLRENETTLQPEQQETTEQPRESDTTLQPKQQETTNQPREYETTLQPEQQVTTDQPREYESTLQPEQQETTKQLRENETTLQPEQQVTTDQPREYETTLQSEQQETTENSSEYETTVQSEQQETTEKSRENETTVQPEQQVTTERSRESETTLQPEQQDRTDQPRESDTTLQSELQETTEQPRESDTTLQPKQQETTDQPREYETTLQSEQQETTEKSSEYETTVQSEQQETTEKSRENETTVQPEQQVTTERSREFETTLQPEQHDRTDQPRESDTTLQSELQETTQQPRESDTTLQPKQQETTDQPREYETTLQPEQQVTTDRPRQYETTLQPEQQETTEQSRKYETTLQPEQQDRTDQPRESDTTLQQKQQETTDQPREYETTLQSEQQETTDRPRQYETTLQPEQQETTEQSREYETTLQPKQQETTDQPREYETTLQPEQQETTEKSREYETTVQPEQQERTEQPRESLTTLQPEQQETTKQLRENETTLQPEQQVTTDQPREYETTLQSEQQETTEKSREYKTTVQPEQQERTEQPRQSVTTLQPEQQETTKQPRENDTTSQQEQQVTTDQPREYETTLQSEQQETTEKSREYEKTVQPGQQETTEQPRESGTTLQPEQQELTKQPREYETSMAENELEATSQTLEPEITQKPLKPGSKLESDSQMKTTEKGPSNIATSVTNVMEQNTEITPSEYIITTETTPKSTSGFTTEFTQSREPEEVVPPKESEVVHLPEKPVKPIGPVTGEEPQTPHEVTQTPKPSQARRTEQEPIVPVVTVTTENTPKNPKSNLELTTTKQEASTTKPLEATNVYQTTRSVPESSTAPTKTNPAETATPKSNIKTVPTTPEINKDKCTPQTEKNEHADGSSTEPNRTVPCNKPPAGPGQKEPATDLQPTPPGTGGKLALNQGKKEIMQALETSMNLKVLILPNGPQGQNCFCTCDNTSAPKLIPLKDLPAGITGS is encoded by the exons CTCATACGGAAGCGCACACAGGTGATGCATCAACCATCGAATCCCGGAAAAGCAAGATCGACGCTGAGTATAAATCCGAACACAGTCAAAGCCGGCATTCTGAAGAGCATACCGAAAATCATTCAACAAACGAATCCAGTGCGGGTGCCGATATTAAAATTCAAAGTGGCAGTTCTGAGGAATCGAAGGAGGAAAGCGCAGAATCCCACGAAGATGTGAGCACGACCACGGAAGCGAAGTCGGGGCTGCTCGGATTCaactttaaaacaaacattttcgATGGCCTCTTCAGCGGCTTCAGTCCCGACaaaaagagggagaaagagaaaaagCGGAAAGAGAGTCTAG gGAAAGAAGAGTTTATTTCTGAAAAACTCAGAAACATTATTGGAGTTAAAG GCCATAAGGAAAGCAGTGAGCTACTGTATGACTTAACGGGTCTTAGAA acGAGGCAGCCGCCATCAAATACATAGAAAACTTAACCGGACTCAAAG acCGAGATCAGATTCACGAGTTCATCAGAAGATGCAGAGGATCAAGGAGCTGGAAGTTCGTGATAGACTTCTTGGATCTGTTAGAAGATACATCTA ATGTCAGAGTTATTGTCGACATATTAAAGCAGTTGACGAATGAAGACA ATGTTTTCAACGCTTTCGAGATATTGAAGACGCTGACGGGACACGCTGATTTTGACGGAATTTTTGAGACGCTGCAGAAGATTTCAGGAGAGAAGA ATGCTCATGAAATCTGCGATTATTTCAAGCACGTCGCGCACACTACTG GCTTAGATGGTGTGAAGGTGGAAGTCAAAAAGTTGAGTGGTGGCATCGGATCTCCTGAGCTACCCAGAGTCCTGTACGTTTTAAAACAAGAAGTCG ATATGAAAGGCGCTTTGAACGCTTTGATTTCGGCCACAAGAACGGGAG ACGTCGGCGAAGCGATATTTAAATTCGTCAAGATAATGCAGACGAAGACGTTCTCTGAAGCCATTTTGCGTTTGAAATTCGTAACGAAACAAACGT tatTCAAATATGCTATCGAAGAACTGTTGGAATCCATTAATAGAAGTA GTCTCACGGTGGTCATTTCGGAGTTGTACAAAATCTGCGACTGCACCAATTTATTGGAGGCAAAAGAGATATTGGGCAAGATATTTGATGCTGATA GTCTCGTGACTGTAGCACAGAATATAAACAAGATGAGCAAGACACAGGACCCATTGTTCTTCTTAAATTCTCTTCTCGACGTGACGCAGACCAAGAACATCAGAGAAGCGGCCACCGTCATCAACAAACTCACAATAAGACAAA TGTCAACTTTGGAAATACTCAATCAAATCCGAATTAAATCTGGGCATGAGAACATAATAGATTTCTTCAGGAAGCTGCTAGCTTTTACTGCAACTAAAT CTGTGGAAGCCGCGTGGGATGTGTTGTCCAGCGTAACATTTATAACTG atatatttttcttcttcgaCACCGTGTTTAAATACACAAACGTTGACGTCGTTATATTCTTGGAGACGATCCTGAGGATCACGAGCACGACCAACGTGACTGTGGCTGCTGCATTGCTCACCAAGATATCGAATAAACGAA gtTTCTTCGAAGTGATCGAAGCGATACACGAGATAACGCAAATGG ACGTCGTGAAATTCTTCGAGTTGATTATCACAGTCAGCAAAAGATTCT tctTCGAAGAGGTCGTCATCTTATTAGAAGAGTACACGGATACGTATA ACTTTGTAGACGCGCTAAAGGACTTGAAAAGAGCTACAGGTCAGCCAG ACATACGCAAGGCGATCGATCATATCAAACACAACAGGCCGAGAATAGAAAAGACCACTACAACTACTACAACCACTACAACCACGACCACCACGACCACAACGCAAAAGCCCGAAACAACGACAGCGGTACCGACCACGACGAGCACGGAGGCAATCACCGAAACTCAAACTGAATCGATTCAATTAACAACACCGAACGGATCCGAAGTAGGTATCACCGAGCAACCGGGAGAACAGCCAACAACGCTCTCAACGTCAGAACAAGAAGCTACCGAGCAAACAAGAGAATCCGAAACAAAGTTGCAACCCGAACAACAGGAAATAACAAAGCAGCCACTAGAATCTGATACAACGTTGCAACCAGAACAACAGAAAACAACCGAGCAACCGAGAGAATCTGAAACAACGGTGCAACCAGAACAACAGGGAACAACAGAGCAATCAAGTGAATGCGAAACAACGATGCAACAAGAAACTACCGAGCGACCAATTGAGTCTGATACAACGTTGCAACcagaacaacaag TAACTACCGAGCGATCACGAGAATCCGAAACAACGTTGCAACCAGAACAACAAGTAACTACCGAGCGGTCACGAGAATCCGAAACAACGTTGCAACCAGAACAACAGGACAGAACTGACCAACCAAGAGAGTCTGATACAACGTTGCAGCCAGAACCACAAGAAACCACGGAACAACCACGAGAATCTGATACGACGTTACAACCAAAACAACAAGTAACTACCGATCAACCACGAGAATATGAAACAACGTTGCAACcagaacaacaagaaacaacagaACAATCAAGAGAATATGAAACAACGGTGCAACCAGAACAACAGGAAAGAACCGAGCAACCAAGAGAATCTGTAACAACGTTGCAGCCAGACCAACAAGAAACAACGAAGCAATCAAGAGAATATGAAACAACGGTGCAACCAGAACAACAGGAAAGAACCGAGCAACCACGAGAATATGAATCAACGTTGCAGCCAGAGCAACAAGAAACAACGAAGCAGCtaagagaaaatgaaacaacgttGCAACCAGAACAACAAGTAACTACCGAGCGATCTCGAGAATCCGAAACAACGTTGCAACCAGAACAACAGGACAGAACTGACCAACCAAGAGAGTCTGATACAACGTTGCAATCAGAACTACAAGAAACTACGGAACAACCACGAGAATCTGATACAACTTTGCGACCAAAACAACAAGAAACTACCGACCAACCACGAGAATATGAAACAATGTTGCAACcagaacaacaagaaacaacagaGCAATCAAGAGAATATGAAACAACGTTGCAACcagaacaacaagaaacaacgaAGCAGCtaagagaaaatgaaacaacgttGCAACCAGAACAACAAGAAACCACGGAACAACCACGAGAATCTGATACAACTTTGCAACCAAAACAACAAGAAACTACCAACCAACCACGAGAATATGAAACAACGTTGCAACCAGAACAACAAGTAACTACCGATCAACCACGAGAATATGAATCAACGTTGCAGCCAGAGCAACAAGAAACAACGAAGCAGCtaagagaaaatgaaacaacgttGCAACCAGAACAACAAGTAACTACCGATCAACCACGAGAATATGAAACAACGTTGCAATcagaacaacaagaaacaacagaGAAATCAAGCGAATATGAAACAATAGTGCAATcagaacaacaagaaacaacagaGAAATcaagagaaaatgaaacaacggTGCAACCAGAACAACAAGTAACTACCGAGCGATCTCGAGAATCCGAAACAACGTTGCAACCAGAACAACAGGACAGAACTGACCAACCAAGAGAGTCTGATACAACGCTGCAATCAGAACTACAAGAAACCACGGAACAACCGCGAGAATCTGATACAACTTTGCAACCAAAACAACAAGAAACTACCGATCAACCACGAGAATATGAAACAACGTTGCAATcagaacaacaagaaacaacagGGAAATCAAGAGAATATGAAACAACGTTGCAACCAGAACAACAAGTAACTACCGAGCGATCTCGAGAATTCGAAACAACGTTGCAACCAGAACAACACGACAGAACTGACCAACCAAGAGAGTCTGATACAACGCTGCAATCAGAATTACAAGAAACCACGCAACAACCACGAGAATCTGATACAACTTTGCAACCAAAACAACAAGAAACTACCGACCAACCACGAGAATATGAAACAACGATGCAACCAGAACAACAAGTAACTACCGATCGACCACGACAATATGAAACAACGTTGCAACcagaacaacaagaaacaacgaAGCAGCtaagagaaaatgaaacaacggtgcaaccagaacaacaagaaacaacagaGCAATCAAGAGAATATGAAACAACGGTGCAATCAGAATTACAAGAAACCACGCAACAACCACGAGAATCTGATACAACTTTGCAACCAGAACAACAAGTAACTACCGATCGACCACGACAATATGAAACAACGTTGCAACcagaacaacaagaaacaacgaAGCAGCtaagagaaaatgaaacaacgttGCAACCAGAACAACAAGAAACCACGGAACAACCACGAGAATCTGATACAACTTTGCAACCAAAACAACAAGAAACTACCAACCAACCACGAGAATATGAAACAACGTTGCAACCAGAACAACAAGTAACTACCGATCAACCACGAGAATATGAAACAACGGTGCAACCAGAACAACAAGTAACTACCGATCGACCACGACAATATGAAACAACGTTGCAACcagaacaacaagaaacaacgaAGCAGCtaagagaaaatgaaacaacgttGCAACCAGAACAACAAGAAACCACGGAACAACCACGAGAATCTGATACAACTTTGCAACCAAAACAACAAGAAACTACCAACCAACCACGAGAATATGAAACAACGTTGCAACCAGAACAACAAGTAACTACCGATCAACCACGAGAATATGAAACAACGGTGCAACCAGAACAACAGGAAAGAACCGAGCAACCAAGAGAATCTTTAACAACGTTGCAGCCAGAACAACAAGAAACTACGAAGCAGCtaagagaaaatgaaacaacgttGCAACCAGAACAACAAGTAACTACCGATCAACCACGAGAATATGAAACGACGTTGCAATCAAAACAACAAGAAACTACCGACCAACCACGAGAATATGAAACAACGTTGCAACcagaacaacaagaaacaacagaGAAATCAAGAGAATATGAAACAACGGTGCAACCAGAACAACAGAAAAGAACCGAGCAACCAAGAGAATCTTTAACAACGTTGCAGCcagaacaacaagaaacaacgaAGCAGCtaagagaaaatgaaacaacgttGCAACCAGAACAACAAGTAACTACCGATCAACCACGAGAATATGAAACAACGTTGCAATcagaacaacaagaaacaacagaGAAATCAAGAGAATATGAAACAACGGTGCAACCAGAACAACAGGAAAGAACCGAGCAATCAAGAGAATCTTTAACAACGTTGCAGCcagaacaacaagaaacaacgaAGCAGCtaagagaaaatgaaacaacgttGCAACCAGAACAACAAGTAACTACCGATCAACCACGAGAATATGAAACAACGTTGCAATcagaacaacaagaaacaacagaGAAATCAAGAGAATATGAAACAACGGTGCAACCAGAACAACAGGAAAGAACCGAGCAATCAAGAGAATCTTTAACAACGTTGCAGCcagaacaacaagaaacaacgaAGCAGCtaagagaaaatgaaacaacgttGCAACCAGAACAACAAGTAACTACCGATCAACCACGAGAATATGAAACAACGTTGCAATcagaacaacaagaaacaacagaGAAATCAAGCGAATATGAAACAACGGTGCAATcagaacaacaagaaacaacagaGAAATcaagagaaaatgaaacaacggTGCAACCAGAACAACAAGTAACTACCGAGCGATCTCGAGAATCCGAAACAACGTTGCAACCAGAACAACACGACAGAACTGACCAACCAAGAGAGTCTGATACAACGCTGCAATCAGAATTACAAGAAACCACGCAACAACCACGAGAATCTGATACAACTTTGCAACCAAAACAACAAGAAACTACCTACCAACCACGAGAATATGAAACAACGTTGCAACCAGAACAACAAGTAACTACCGATCGACCACGACAATATGAAACAACGTTGCAACcagaacaacaagaaacaacagaGCAATCAAGAGAATATGAAACAACGTTGCAACCAGAACAACAGGACAGAACTGACCAACCAAGAGAGTCTGATACAACGTTACAACCAAAACAACAAGAAACTACCGACCAACCACGAGAATATGAAACAACGTTGCAACCAGAACAACAAGAAACTACCGATCAACCACGAGAATATGAAACAACGTTGCAACCAGAACAACAAGTAACTACCGATCGACCACGACAATATGAAACAACGTTGCAACcagaacaacaagaaacaacgaAGCAGCtaagagaaaatgaaacaacgttGCAACCAGAACAACAAGAAACCACGGAACAACCACGAGAATCTGATACAACTTTGCAACCAAAACAACAAGAAACTACCAACCAACCACGAGAATATGAAACAACGTTGCAACCAGAACAACAAGTAACTACCGATCAACCACGAGAATATGAATCAACGTTGCAGCCAGAGCAACAAGAAACAACGAAGCAGCtaagagaaaatgaaacaacgttGCAACCAGAACAACAAGTAACTACCGATCAACCACGAGAATATGAAACAACGTTGCAATcagaacaacaagaaacaacagaGAATTCAAGCGAATATGAAACAACGGTGCAATcagaacaacaagaaacaacagaGAAATcaagagaaaatgaaacaacggTGCAACCAGAACAACAAGTAACTACCGAGCGATCTCGAGAATCCGAAACAACGTTGCAACCAGAACAACAGGACAGAACTGACCAACCAAGAGAGTCTGATACAACGCTGCAATCAGAACTACAAGAAACCACGGAACAGCCGCGAGAATCTGATACAACTTTGCAACCAAAACAACAAGAAACTACCGATCAACCACGAGAATATGAAACAACGTTGCAATcagaacaacaagaaacaacagaGAAATCAAGCGAATATGAAACAACGGTGCAATcagaacaacaagaaacaacagaGAAATcaagagaaaatgaaacaacggTGCAACCAGAACAACAAGTAACTACCGAGCGATCTCGAGAATTCGAAACAACGTTGCAACCAGAACAACACGACAGAACTGACCAACCAAGAGAGTCTGATACAACGCTGCAATCAGAATTACAAGAAACCACGCAACAACCACGAGAATCTGATACAACTTTGCAACCAAAACAACAAGAAACTACCGACCAACCACGAGAATATGAAACAACGTTGCAACCAGAACAACAAGTAACTACCGATCGACCACGACAATATGAAACAACGTTGCAACcagaacaacaagaaacaacagaGCAATCAAGAAAATATGAAACAACGTTGCAACCAGAACAACAGGACAGAACTGACCAACCAAGAGAGTCTGATACAACGttacaacaaaaacaacaagAAACTACCGACCAACCACGAGAATATGAAACAACGTTGCAATCAGAACAACAAGAAACTACCGATCGACCACGACAATATGAAACAACGTTGCAACcagaacaacaagaaacaacagaGCAATCAAGAGAATATGAAACAACGTTACAACCAAAACAACAAGAAACTACCGACCAACCACGAGAATATGAAACAACGTTGCAACcagaacaacaagaaacaacagaGAAATCAAGAGAATATGAAACAACGGTGCAACCAGAACAACAGGAAAGAACCGAGCAACCAAGAGAATCTTTAACAACGTTGCAGCcagaacaacaagaaacaacgaAGCAGCtaagagaaaatgaaacaacgttGCAACCAGAACAACAAGTAACTACCGATCAACCACGAGAATATGAAACAACGTTGCAATcagaacaacaagaaacaacagaGAAATCAAGAGAATATAAAACAACGGTGCAACCAGAACAACAGGAAAGAACCGAGCAACCAAGACAATCTGTAACAACGTTGCAGCcagaacaacaagaaacaacgaAGCAACCAAGAGAAAATGATACAACGTCACAACAAGAACAACAAGTAACTACCGATCAACCACGAGAATATGAAACAACGTTGCAATcagaacaacaagaaacaacagaGAAATCAAGAGAATATGAAAAAACGGTGCAACCAGGACAACAAGAAACTACCGAGCAACCGAGAGAGTCTGGTACGACATTACAACCTGAACAACAGGAATTAACAAAGCAACCAAGAGAATATGAAACATCAATGGCAGAAAATGAATTAGAAGCGACGTCGCAAACATTAGAACCAGAAATAACGCAGAAACCGCTAAAACCGGGGTCAAAACTTGAATCCGATTCACAAATGAAGACGACAGAAAAAGGACCGAGTAATATCGCAACATCCGTAACTAATGTAATGGAACAAAATACAGAAATAACACCTTCTGAATACATTATAACAACAGAAACGACACCGAAGTCTACATCCGGATTTACAACAGAATTTACACAATCACGAGAACCAGAAGAAGTCGTTCCACCAAAAGAATCGGAGGTAGTTCATTTACCAGAGAAACCGGTGAAACCGATTGGGCCCGTGACAGGCGAAGAACCTCAAACACCACATGAAGTAACGCAAACCCCTAAACCTTCGCAAGCTAGAAGAACCGAACAAGAACCGATCGTTCCTGTAGTAACAGTAACGACAGAAAACACTCCTAAAAATCCAAAATCTAACCTGGAATTGACAACGACAAAACAAGAGGCATCTACAACTAAACCACTTGAAGCAACGAATGTATATCAGACCACCCGATCTGTTCCAGAATCATCTACAGCACCAACTAAAACAAACCCTGCAGAAACCGCAACTCCCAAATCGAACATAAAAACAGTACCGACTACACCAGAAATAAACAAAGATAAATGTACTCCGCAAACCGAGAAAAATGAACATGCAGATGGATCTAGCACTGAACCTAATAGGACAGTGCCTTGCAATAAGCCGCCTGCAGGACCTGGGCAGAAGGAGCCGGCGACTGACTTGCAGCCTACCCCGCCTGGTACTGGAGGCAAATTGGCCTTGAATCAAGGCAAGAAAG AAATAATGCAAGCTTTGGAAACCAGCATGAATCTGAAGGTTTTAATTCTGCCAAATGGTCCTCAAGGGCAGAACTGTTTCTGTACTTGTGACAACACGAGCGCACCTAAACTTATTCCTTTAAAAGATTTGCCGGCTGGTATCACTGGCAGTTGa